The Anopheles coluzzii chromosome 2, AcolN3, whole genome shotgun sequence genome window below encodes:
- the LOC125906444 gene encoding uncharacterized protein LOC125906444 codes for MAAICFSCAEPLEATGCIISCAYCDATFHRGCCKLPPELIDAVLSNVDLHWSCIGCTNMLKNPRCRSVKEIGAQVGFQAALNSAVAAIGKLVEPIVAEVRSGFTLLQTASTPHNRNSDPRPATGRKRRRIIEDSASPGVNKIVNSRGNILCAASSPNAYTNTTIAVQPAPTQPHELVGTDPLSSPLQAAPREPFTDRIWIRLSRLSTAVTVEQVVASVKRRLATDDVIAYCLLRRGVSVDSMNWLSFKVRVPAILRDAALTPSTWPVGIGVREFFQSRQHDHQTSSPIATRNRFTSRTPATSTEHRYTTRTPTTTHRLAARTSTPPDPETTSSQQCHPPVNDTLEAPNSTLVSGPPQNHRASSPHLHQSTIDRFFLN; via the coding sequence ATGGCGGCTATTTGCTTCTCGTGTGCTGAACCGCTAGAGGCCACCGGCTGCATCATCAGTTGTGCATATTGTGACGCTACGTTCCACCGCGGCTGTTGCAAATTGCCCCCCGAGCTGATTGACGCAGTATTGTCCAATGTCGACCTGCACTGGAGTTGCATTGGCTGCACTAACATGCTTAAAAATCCGCGCTGCCGTTCGGTAAAAGAAATAGGCGCCCAGGTCGGTTTCCAAGCCGCCCTCAACTCAGCTGTAGCAGCTATTGGCAAGCTCGTTGAGCCTATTGTCGCCGAAGTTCGCAGTGGTTTTACCCTCCTTCAAACTGCATCCACGCCTCACAATCGGAACTCTGATCCTCGACCAGCTACTGGTAGAAAGCGGAGGCGTATAATCGAGGATTCGGCATCTCCTGgtgtaaacaaaattgtaaacaGTCGCGGCAACATCCTTTGTGCCGCGTCATCGCCAAACGCATACACCAACACCACGATTGCCGTCCAGCCGGCACCTACACAACCGCATGAACTGGTGGGAACCGATCCGTTATCATCACCGCTTCAAGCTGCACCTCGTGAGCCATTCACAGATAGGATCTGGATCCGCCTATCCCGCTTATCAACGGCCGTCACTGTGGAACAAGTGGTCGCTTCTGTAAAGCGTCGCTTAGCCACCGATGACGTTATAGCGTATTGCCTGCTGAGAAGAGGGGTTAGTGTGGACAGCATGAATTGGCTTTCATTCAAAGTGAGGGTCCCGGCTATCCTTCGAGATGCGGCACTCACACCATCCACCTGGCCCGTCGGTATCGGTGTACGTGAGTTTTTTCAATCCCGTCAACACGACCACCAAACCTCATCTCCTATAGCCACCCGAAACCGCTTTACTTCACGCACACCAGCTACTAGTACTGAACACCGctacaccacacgcacaccaacaacGACTCACCGTTTAGCCGCACGCACGTCTACTCCACCTGATCCtgaaacaacatcatcacaaCAGTGTCACCCCCCGGTGAATGATACCTTGGAAGCACCCAACTCAACACTTGTTTCTGGACCGCCCCAAAACCACCGTGCTTCATCTCCGCACCTACACCAGTCTACAATCGATCGCTTTTTTCTCAACTAG